The DNA segment ACCACGGAGCCCTGGGGGCGGGGGCTGCCGGTGCGACGAAGTAACCTGAGCGCATGCCTGAACGCCGCACCGTCGCTCTCGTCACACTCGGCTGCGCCCGCAACGAGGTGGATTCGGAGGAGCTGGCAGGCCGCTTGGAGGCGGACGGCTGGCAGCTCGTCGATGAAGCCGAGGACGCGGACGTCGCCGTGGTCAACACCTGTGGCTTCGTGGAGGCCGCCAAGAAGGACTCCGTCGACGCACTCCTCGAAGCCCACGACCTGAAGGGAAGCGGCAGGACCCAGGCCGTCGTCGCCGTCGGCTGCATGGCCGAGCGGTACGGCAAGGAACTCGCCGAGGCCCTTCCCGAAGCGGACGGCGTCCTCGGGTTCGACGACTACGCGGACATCTCCGACCGCCTGTCGACCATCCTCGGCGGCGGCATCCACGCCTCCCACACCCCTCGCGACCGGCGCAAGCTGCTTCCCGTCAGCCCCGTGGAGCGCCAGAGCGCGGGCACCGGCATCGCACTGCCCGGACACGGCACGGCGGCCGCCCCGGAGAACTCCCCGGGGCGGCCCGCCGCCGTCGAGGGCTCCGAGCGGGGCGCCGACGCCCCGGCGGACACCGAGGGGAAGCCGAGCGGGCAGCAGGCGGCCGAGCAGGCCCCCGCGGACCTCCCCGCAGGTCTCGCCCCCGCCTCGGGACCCAGGGCTCCGCTGCGCCGCAGACTCGGCAGTTCACCCGTCGCCTCCGTGAAGCTGGCCTCCGGCTGCGACCGCCGCTGCACCTTCTGCGCCATCCCGTCCTTCCGCGGCTCCTTCATCTCCCGCCGGCCCTCCGACGTCCTCGCCGAGACCCGCTGGCTCGCCGAACAGGGCGTCAGGGAGGTCATGCTCGTCTCCGAGAACAACACCTCGTACGGCAAGGACCTCGGCGACATCCGCCTGCTGGAGACGCTGCTGCCGGAGCTGGCCGCGGTGGACGGCATCGAGCGGGTGCGGGTCAGCTACCTCCAGCCGGCCGAGATGCGCCCCGGCCTGATCGACGTGCTCACCGCCACGGAGAAGGTCGCCCCCTACTTCGACCTCTCCTTCCAGCACTCCGCCCCCGGCGTGCTCCGTGCCATGCGGAGGTTCGGCGACACCGACGGATTCCTGGAACTGCTCGACCGCATCCGCGCCAGAGCGCCGCAGGCGGGCGTCCGGTCCAACTTCATCGTGGGCTTCCCCGGCGAGAGCGAGGACGACCTGGCCGAGCTCGAGCGTTTTCTGACCGGGGCGCGGCTGGATGCCATCGGCGTCTTCGGGTACTCCGACGAGGACGGCACGGAGGCCGCCGGCTTCGACGGCAAGCTGGGCGAGGACGAGGTGGCG comes from the Streptomyces sp. TS71-3 genome and includes:
- the rimO gene encoding 30S ribosomal protein S12 methylthiotransferase RimO — translated: MPERRTVALVTLGCARNEVDSEELAGRLEADGWQLVDEAEDADVAVVNTCGFVEAAKKDSVDALLEAHDLKGSGRTQAVVAVGCMAERYGKELAEALPEADGVLGFDDYADISDRLSTILGGGIHASHTPRDRRKLLPVSPVERQSAGTGIALPGHGTAAAPENSPGRPAAVEGSERGADAPADTEGKPSGQQAAEQAPADLPAGLAPASGPRAPLRRRLGSSPVASVKLASGCDRRCTFCAIPSFRGSFISRRPSDVLAETRWLAEQGVREVMLVSENNTSYGKDLGDIRLLETLLPELAAVDGIERVRVSYLQPAEMRPGLIDVLTATEKVAPYFDLSFQHSAPGVLRAMRRFGDTDGFLELLDRIRARAPQAGVRSNFIVGFPGESEDDLAELERFLTGARLDAIGVFGYSDEDGTEAAGFDGKLGEDEVAERLAHISRLAEELTSQRAEERLGETVEVLVESAGSGDGSEPATGRAAHQAPETDGQVVFTGGEAAATNGAAPAVGRMVVAKVVGTEGVDLMAEVIDGGVGTEEAGR